One Eubacteriales bacterium mix99 genomic window carries:
- a CDS encoding FtsX-like permease family protein — MNVMSRFTLRSMKSNRKWTVVTIIGIILSTAMIAAVSTFCSSFLDTMRRETMADTGNWHARVSDVRVEDIPAFEKARFKPEISLGQDVGYAQLKNGKNEDKPYLFVEKFSDDSYKNTPVKLLEGRMPQNDGELVLPEHLKTNGGVEYHVGDTVSFQIGKRKSSDASNGGVLDQSVPYQSQSDQEKGESPYETFVPEQTRTYVVAGIMERPGFEPISAPGYTSITRLDKEALRPEDKVTVTLTAGRLSRSFFHDVGKIVKSIGLDDTHVKYNRELLRYSGIVANDSAQNAIYGFASIFLIIIMVASVSLIYNAFAISISERVSQLGMLASVGATKQQKRRSVYFEGFLLGVVGIPLGIFAGIAGIGITLSAIRPLLNSFSNFSSEAGLALHVSLPSIVAAAVLAALTIFVSVWVPARRASKIMPIDAIRQTKEVHLTRKSVKTSRLTHALFGFEGEIALKNLKRSRKKYRSTVISLTISLVLFLTVSYYAEALGRSGGYMQTGVNYDLMVSYSSAGQGIQQINQEIAALKDVKETTQMKETVGSYPIKDAKLSKLVHRVYDKDEIKDFRIKLACLDDESFDRYTAELGVDPGEYRDPEHPRMILINYGQTYVNGKRTGGELLDMKPGDFLHFSPEDEDLEDGSEGNHKVEMEIGLLTDQRPMGILISPLLEVEGVVSNTVFDSLPDEFKDLDSEGHISYQQLFLTCDKENADKVDAQIREKTQGFSSRAYIYNVATEAQSERNLLIVLRVFIYGFITLISLICIANIFNTVTTNIALRRHEFAMLRSVGMTPRSFNRMIRFESIFYGLKSLMFGLPISIGISFFLHRMEEDVYEVGFALPWKSYLAAIVLIFVIVGVTMLYSTSKVKKENIIDALKEDNL; from the coding sequence ATGAATGTAATGAGCCGTTTTACCCTTCGCAGCATGAAGTCCAACAGGAAATGGACTGTGGTGACCATTATCGGGATCATTCTATCCACTGCCATGATCGCTGCGGTATCCACCTTCTGCTCTTCTTTTTTGGATACCATGCGCAGGGAAACTATGGCGGATACCGGAAACTGGCATGCCAGAGTCTCCGATGTACGGGTGGAAGACATACCTGCTTTTGAGAAAGCCAGGTTCAAGCCGGAAATTTCCCTCGGACAGGATGTGGGATATGCACAGCTGAAGAATGGAAAAAATGAAGACAAACCTTATTTGTTTGTGGAAAAATTCAGCGATGACAGCTATAAAAATACGCCGGTGAAATTATTGGAAGGGCGTATGCCGCAAAACGACGGGGAGCTTGTGCTGCCGGAGCATCTGAAGACCAACGGCGGTGTGGAGTACCATGTGGGGGACACCGTTTCCTTCCAGATTGGAAAGCGTAAGAGTTCGGATGCTTCGAATGGGGGCGTCCTGGACCAGTCCGTTCCCTATCAGAGCCAATCGGATCAGGAAAAGGGAGAAAGCCCGTACGAAACTTTCGTTCCGGAACAGACCCGCACATATGTAGTGGCAGGGATCATGGAACGACCCGGGTTTGAGCCCATTTCTGCCCCGGGGTATACTTCCATTACCCGTCTGGACAAGGAGGCGCTGCGTCCGGAGGACAAAGTCACCGTTACCCTGACGGCAGGAAGGCTGAGTCGCAGCTTTTTCCATGATGTGGGAAAAATTGTGAAAAGCATTGGCCTGGATGATACTCATGTGAAATATAACAGGGAGCTTTTGCGTTACAGTGGCATCGTTGCAAATGACTCTGCGCAGAATGCGATATATGGGTTCGCTTCGATATTCCTGATCATTATTATGGTGGCTTCCGTATCGCTTATTTACAACGCATTTGCCATTTCCATCTCCGAGCGGGTCAGTCAGCTGGGAATGCTGGCCAGTGTAGGCGCCACAAAGCAGCAGAAGCGCCGCAGTGTCTATTTTGAAGGATTCCTCCTTGGCGTTGTCGGGATTCCCCTGGGGATTTTTGCCGGGATTGCCGGCATCGGCATTACCCTTTCCGCCATCCGGCCGCTGTTGAACAGCTTTTCCAACTTTTCCTCCGAAGCCGGACTTGCGCTGCATGTATCCCTTCCGTCCATTGTGGCAGCTGCCGTATTGGCCGCTTTGACCATCTTTGTTTCGGTGTGGGTTCCTGCCCGGCGGGCATCGAAGATTATGCCTATTGATGCGATCCGCCAGACCAAAGAGGTGCATTTGACCCGCAAATCGGTAAAGACATCCCGGCTGACCCACGCTCTGTTTGGTTTTGAAGGGGAAATCGCCTTGAAGAATTTGAAGCGCAGCCGGAAAAAATACCGTTCCACTGTGATATCGCTTACCATCAGTCTGGTGCTGTTTCTGACGGTTTCCTATTATGCAGAAGCTCTGGGAAGAAGCGGAGGCTATATGCAAACCGGCGTAAATTATGATCTGATGGTATCCTATAGTAGTGCAGGGCAGGGAATCCAACAGATCAATCAGGAAATTGCTGCTCTGAAGGACGTAAAGGAAACCACTCAGATGAAAGAAACCGTCGGTTCCTACCCAATAAAGGATGCAAAGCTTTCGAAGCTGGTGCATCGGGTTTATGATAAGGATGAAATCAAGGATTTCAGGATCAAGCTTGCCTGTCTGGATGATGAGAGCTTTGACCGGTATACTGCTGAATTGGGCGTGGACCCTGGGGAATATCGGGATCCGGAGCATCCGCGGATGATTCTGATCAATTATGGGCAGACCTATGTCAATGGAAAACGTACCGGAGGGGAGCTTCTGGATATGAAACCGGGGGATTTCCTGCACTTTTCCCCTGAGGATGAGGATTTGGAAGATGGGAGCGAAGGAAATCACAAAGTGGAGATGGAGATTGGGCTGCTGACCGACCAAAGACCCATGGGCATTCTTATTTCTCCTCTGCTGGAAGTGGAAGGAGTGGTCAGCAATACGGTCTTTGACAGCCTGCCGGATGAGTTCAAGGATCTGGATTCCGAAGGCCATATCAGCTATCAGCAGCTATTCCTGACCTGTGACAAGGAGAATGCCGACAAAGTGGATGCACAGATCCGGGAAAAGACCCAGGGATTCTCGAGCAGGGCCTATATTTATAACGTCGCTACTGAGGCACAGAGCGAACGGAATCTACTTATCGTACTTCGTGTTTTCATCTACGGGTTTATCACTCTGATCAGCCTTATCTGCATCGCCAATATTTTCAACACCGTCACCACCAACATTGCTCTGCGGCGGCACGAATTTGCCATGCTGCGCTCGGTTGGCATGACCCCACGGAGCTTCAACAGGATGATCCGGTTTGAAAGTATCTTTTACGGGCTGAAATCGCTGATGTTTGGGTTGCCAATCAGTATCGGAATTTCCTTTTTCCTGCACAGGATGGAGGAAGATGTGTATGAGGTTGGCTTTGCCCTGCCATGGAAGAGCTATTTGGCAGCGATCGTTCTGATCTTTGTCATTGTGGGAGTCACCATGTTGTATTCCACTTCAAAGGTCAAGAAAGAGAATATTATCGATGCCTTGAAAGAGGATAATTTATGA
- a CDS encoding metal ABC transporter substrate-binding protein has product MKQFRKILLTGCLILLLFTGCGSSRNPSTPGKGGHKLQNGKLSVCASFYPMYDFARKIGGGKVLVTNMVPAGTEPHDWEPAASDIVTLEKADVFVYNGAGLEGWAKGVLASLQNRNLIPVEASKDVPLLKGQSSEKKKGNNPSSDPHVWLNPQYAKKEMENIKNGFVKADPGNKSYYEANYAKYAGETDQLDRELKDTFSALPKKDIVVAHQAFGYLCEAYGLHQIGVEGLVPDSEPDPARMAEIIELARKYGVKVIFFEELVSPKVSETIADAVGAKIAVLNPIEGLSEKQLASGDDYFSVMRQNARALKKALQ; this is encoded by the coding sequence ATGAAACAATTCCGAAAAATCCTGCTAACGGGATGCCTGATCCTTCTGCTTTTTACCGGATGTGGTTCGTCCCGGAATCCTTCCACTCCGGGAAAGGGCGGACATAAGTTGCAGAACGGGAAGCTGTCAGTCTGTGCCAGCTTTTATCCCATGTATGATTTTGCCCGAAAGATCGGCGGTGGTAAAGTTCTTGTCACCAACATGGTGCCGGCCGGGACGGAGCCCCACGACTGGGAGCCTGCCGCTTCCGATATCGTGACATTGGAAAAAGCCGATGTGTTTGTCTACAATGGTGCCGGCCTGGAGGGCTGGGCAAAAGGTGTGCTGGCCTCCCTCCAAAACAGGAATCTGATCCCGGTGGAGGCTTCCAAGGATGTTCCCCTCCTGAAGGGCCAAAGCTCAGAAAAGAAAAAGGGAAACAATCCATCATCAGATCCTCATGTCTGGCTGAATCCTCAGTATGCCAAAAAAGAAATGGAAAACATAAAAAACGGGTTTGTGAAGGCAGATCCCGGAAATAAAAGCTATTATGAAGCCAATTACGCCAAATACGCCGGAGAAACGGATCAGCTGGACAGGGAGCTGAAGGATACCTTTTCCGCCCTGCCAAAAAAGGACATCGTCGTGGCCCACCAGGCTTTCGGATATCTTTGTGAAGCCTACGGGCTCCATCAAATCGGTGTGGAAGGTCTGGTGCCCGATTCGGAGCCGGACCCGGCAAGAATGGCCGAGATCATTGAACTGGCACGGAAATATGGCGTAAAGGTGATCTTTTTTGAGGAACTGGTCAGTCCAAAGGTATCCGAAACCATAGCCGACGCCGTTGGCGCAAAGATCGCTGTGCTGAACCCCATCGAAGGTCTTAGCGAGAAACAGCTGGCTTCGGGCGATGATTACTTTTCCGTCATGCGTCAGAATGCCAGGGCCCTGAAAAAAGCCCTGCAGTAG
- a CDS encoding transcriptional repressor — translation MKEQNIKWPSGLKRTRPRQKVLSVLEHAEEPLSAMDISTEIEKDGGTVWMSTIYRILDLFEKEGIVLKISMMDNEMALYELNRSRHKHYAICLGCRKILPMDNCPMGNFVPKIEEEDFHVVGHHIVVYGYCRECSSKKSK, via the coding sequence ATGAAAGAACAAAACATCAAATGGCCATCCGGCCTGAAACGAACCAGGCCCCGGCAGAAGGTGCTCTCCGTATTGGAGCATGCGGAAGAGCCCCTGAGCGCCATGGACATCAGCACCGAGATTGAAAAGGACGGCGGCACCGTCTGGATGTCCACCATATACCGGATTCTGGACCTTTTTGAGAAAGAAGGCATCGTCCTGAAAATTTCCATGATGGATAATGAAATGGCATTGTATGAGCTGAACCGATCCCGGCACAAACATTACGCCATCTGTCTGGGCTGCCGCAAAATTCTGCCCATGGACAACTGTCCCATGGGAAACTTCGTTCCAAAAATTGAAGAGGAGGATTTCCATGTAGTAGGCCATCATATCGTCGTATATGGCTACTGCAGGGAATGCTCCTCCAAAAAATCAAAATAA
- a CDS encoding ABC transporter permease subunit — MNSANTQQPIRGKMQHLWRRTRRNLGLYLLLLPAVILLICFAYKPMYGVIIAFKDFRPATGITGSPWADPWHKYFTKFFKSFQFDTTIRNTLVINLYSLAAGFPLPILLALIVNQMKGNWFRKSFQTITYLPHFISTVVMVGIIILFLSPGSGLIGNTYRLFGKEAPNLMGSAGAFSSVYVWSDIWQNFGWDSIIYIAALSSVDPSLYEAATVDGASKRQKMWHIDVPMLIPTAVILLIMRVGGLMGLGFEKVYLMQNDMNLKTSEVISTYVYKMGILSAQYSYSAAINMFNTIINFILLFAVNQISRRFSENSLW, encoded by the coding sequence ATGAATTCGGCAAATACACAACAACCTATAAGAGGGAAGATGCAGCATCTGTGGCGACGGACCCGCCGCAACCTGGGACTGTATCTTCTTTTACTGCCAGCGGTCATATTGCTTATATGCTTTGCATACAAGCCCATGTACGGGGTTATCATAGCCTTTAAGGATTTCAGGCCGGCTACGGGCATTACAGGAAGTCCCTGGGCGGATCCATGGCATAAGTATTTTACAAAGTTCTTCAAGTCCTTTCAGTTTGACACTACCATTCGCAATACGCTTGTCATCAATCTTTACAGTCTGGCTGCGGGTTTTCCACTGCCTATTTTACTGGCTCTTATCGTCAATCAGATGAAGGGCAACTGGTTCCGGAAAAGTTTTCAGACCATTACCTATCTGCCTCATTTTATCTCCACCGTTGTTATGGTTGGGATTATCATACTGTTTCTTTCCCCCGGCAGCGGTTTGATTGGAAATACCTATCGTCTGTTCGGGAAGGAGGCTCCAAATCTGATGGGCAGCGCCGGAGCCTTTTCCAGTGTATATGTATGGTCGGATATCTGGCAGAATTTCGGCTGGGACAGCATTATTTATATTGCGGCTTTGTCTTCCGTGGATCCGAGTCTGTATGAGGCGGCAACAGTAGACGGTGCCAGCAAGCGGCAGAAGATGTGGCACATCGATGTTCCCATGCTGATTCCCACGGCTGTTATTCTTCTCATAATGAGAGTTGGCGGCTTGATGGGCCTGGGCTTTGAAAAGGTTTATCTCATGCAGAATGACATGAATCTGAAGACCAGTGAAGTAATCTCCACCTATGTTTATAAAATGGGTATTCTCAGCGCCCAGTACAGTTACTCGGCTGCCATCAATATGTTCAATACGATTATTAACTTTATATTGTTGTTCGCCGTCAATCAGATTTCCAGGAGATTCAGTGAAAACAGTCTGTGGTAG
- a CDS encoding ABC transporter ATP-binding protein, protein MEILRVENLTKTYGRGEAKVRALDNVSFTVNKGEFVAIIGPSGSGKSTLLHILGGVDRPTSGKVFLEGTDIYQLDETKLAIFRRRQVGLIYQFYNLIPVLDVEENITLPLLLDGRKPDKKRLTEMLSTLNISDRVHHLPNQLSGGQQQRVSIGRALINNPALMLADEPTGNLDSANSADIVHLLRMSNEKYYQTLILITHDTNIALQADRVISIEDGRIASDEVIRK, encoded by the coding sequence TTGGAAATCCTTCGGGTGGAAAACCTGACAAAAACATATGGACGCGGGGAAGCAAAGGTCCGTGCCCTGGATAATGTGAGCTTTACGGTGAACAAAGGCGAATTTGTCGCCATTATTGGTCCGTCCGGATCCGGCAAATCCACACTACTTCATATTCTGGGCGGCGTGGATCGGCCTACTTCGGGGAAAGTATTTCTCGAAGGCACCGATATTTATCAGCTGGATGAAACCAAGCTGGCCATTTTCCGGAGACGGCAGGTGGGATTGATTTATCAGTTCTACAATCTCATTCCGGTATTGGATGTGGAGGAGAACATCACGCTGCCCCTGCTGCTGGATGGAAGAAAGCCGGATAAAAAGAGGCTTACTGAGATGCTGAGTACCCTGAATATCAGCGATCGTGTCCATCATCTGCCCAATCAGCTTTCCGGCGGTCAGCAGCAGCGCGTGTCCATTGGCCGGGCCCTGATCAACAATCCGGCTCTGATGCTGGCGGATGAGCCCACCGGAAATCTGGACAGTGCCAACAGCGCGGATATTGTGCATCTGCTGCGTATGTCCAATGAAAAGTATTATCAGACCCTGATTCTGATCACCCATGATACGAACATTGCGCTTCAGGCGGATCGTGTCATTTCCATTGAAGATGGACGTATTGCCAGTGACGAGGTGATCCGGAAATGA
- a CDS encoding metal ABC transporter ATP-binding protein, giving the protein MEEEKVRLVKGMEGRRGGEMSGRNVIEAKNLSFGYESTPIFEGVSFSVRPGDFIAIIGSNGAGKSTLLRLILGELAPSSGDLRLLGQDIRQFRDWPKIGYLPQNGLGSGAGFPATVQEIVQANLFSRIGLMRFPKKEHREKTLHALELVGMKDYAGRKIGELSGGQQQRVLLARVLVNDPEIMLLDEPTNGVDARSVQSFFELLSECNEEAGLTIVMVTHDIARAENHVSRVLCLEEGTLIELKKAQIEKELSQKHKHQRRPDHGNSGI; this is encoded by the coding sequence ATGGAAGAAGAAAAAGTCCGGCTGGTAAAAGGGATGGAAGGAAGAAGGGGAGGAGAAATGTCCGGCAGAAACGTCATCGAAGCAAAAAACTTAAGCTTTGGATATGAAAGCACACCGATCTTTGAAGGAGTCAGCTTCTCCGTCCGTCCGGGGGATTTTATCGCCATCATCGGTTCCAACGGAGCCGGAAAGAGCACTCTGCTGCGGCTGATACTAGGAGAGCTGGCACCGTCTTCGGGAGATCTCCGTCTGTTGGGCCAGGACATCCGTCAGTTCCGGGACTGGCCGAAGATCGGCTATCTTCCACAGAATGGACTGGGATCCGGAGCCGGCTTCCCCGCCACTGTCCAGGAGATTGTGCAGGCCAATTTGTTTTCCCGGATCGGCCTGATGCGTTTCCCAAAGAAAGAGCATCGGGAAAAAACGCTTCACGCACTGGAACTGGTGGGAATGAAGGATTACGCCGGGAGAAAGATCGGGGAGCTTTCCGGCGGGCAGCAGCAGAGGGTGCTGTTGGCACGGGTTCTGGTAAACGATCCGGAAATCATGCTGCTGGATGAACCAACCAATGGAGTCGATGCCCGTTCCGTCCAGTCCTTTTTTGAACTGCTGTCGGAATGCAACGAGGAAGCCGGGCTCACCATTGTCATGGTGACCCACGATATCGCCCGGGCCGAAAACCATGTGTCCAGGGTCCTGTGCCTGGAAGAAGGAACCCTTATCGAGCTGAAGAAGGCCCAGATTGAAAAAGAGCTTTCCCAAAAACACAAGCACCAAAGGAGGCCGGATCATGGCAATTCTGGAATATGA
- a CDS encoding metal ABC transporter permease, giving the protein MAILEYDFMRRAFLAGILLAVIVPCIGIIVVLKRLSMMGDALSHTSLAGVAAGLVMGINPILGAVVTCIAAALGIEAIRKRIPKFSEMSIAIIMSAGIGLAGVLSGFVKNAANFNSFLFGSIVAISDFEMILVVCISCAVLLTFLLLYKELFYIALDEQSARLAGIPVKSINFIFTILTAVTVSIAARTVGALIVSSLMVVPVACGMQVGKSYKQTVVYSILFAVSFTIAGLFLSYYLRLKPGGTIVLIGVLCLVALLLIKRFARRTVPAAANRK; this is encoded by the coding sequence ATGGCAATTCTGGAATATGACTTCATGCGGCGGGCTTTTCTGGCAGGGATCCTGCTTGCCGTCATAGTCCCCTGCATCGGAATTATTGTCGTATTAAAGCGTCTTTCCATGATGGGGGACGCCCTGTCCCATACCTCGCTGGCCGGGGTCGCTGCCGGTCTGGTCATGGGCATCAACCCCATTTTGGGTGCTGTGGTCACATGTATCGCTGCGGCATTGGGTATTGAGGCCATCCGTAAACGAATCCCGAAGTTTTCCGAGATGTCCATTGCCATCATCATGTCGGCAGGCATCGGCCTTGCAGGGGTATTATCCGGTTTTGTCAAAAACGCCGCCAATTTCAACAGCTTTTTATTCGGAAGCATTGTGGCCATCAGTGATTTTGAAATGATCCTGGTTGTCTGCATCAGCTGCGCTGTGCTGCTTACCTTTCTGCTGCTGTACAAAGAGCTGTTCTACATCGCCCTGGACGAACAGTCTGCTCGGCTGGCCGGCATTCCGGTAAAATCGATCAACTTTATCTTCACAATCCTGACTGCCGTTACCGTTTCCATTGCCGCACGGACGGTAGGGGCCCTGATCGTTTCCTCCCTGATGGTGGTGCCGGTGGCCTGCGGCATGCAGGTGGGAAAAAGCTATAAGCAGACGGTGGTGTACTCCATTCTTTTTGCCGTTTCCTTTACCATAGCCGGATTATTTCTGTCCTATTACCTGCGGCTCAAGCCCGGAGGCACCATTGTCCTGATCGGAGTCCTTTGCCTGGTGGCCCTGCTGTTGATCAAAAGATTTGCCCGCCGCACCGTGCCGGCTGCTGCAAATCGGAAATAA
- a CDS encoding LacI family DNA-binding transcriptional regulator: MVTLKDIAREAGVSVMTVSRVVNGNFSKVSLENIKKIQAIIKEKHYVPNSTARSLSSKSSHIVSLIVRGRQNELANPYNATMVGEIVPLIQKQGYYLMLHFTDQYGDITQRLRAWNVEGAIFVGTFDGEIQKIMQDNHIPLIFTDSYSRVRQITNVGVDDYKGGELAAQYLLDNGHKDFAFVGWPLASGVVRGRFRGFRETLEKAGYSLDRSHILEARDTRDSILDIVDTICEFEEEHIAIFTSADLLAVTLMDLLRDRNRIAPRDYSIIGFDDLSIAGYVTPRLTTISQSFPKKAKAATDLLFRHIQDPAAPSENVTLDVRLVRRESVSCRNRS, from the coding sequence ATGGTTACTCTAAAAGATATTGCCCGGGAAGCAGGCGTCAGTGTTATGACCGTCTCCCGGGTGGTAAACGGCAATTTCTCCAAGGTGTCGCTGGAAAACATAAAAAAGATACAGGCTATCATAAAGGAAAAACATTATGTTCCCAACTCCACCGCCCGCTCGTTGTCCTCCAAATCGTCCCACATTGTTTCCCTCATTGTCCGGGGCCGCCAAAATGAGCTGGCCAACCCATACAATGCCACCATGGTCGGGGAAATCGTGCCGCTGATCCAGAAGCAGGGCTATTATCTGATGCTTCATTTCACGGATCAATATGGTGATATCACTCAGCGGCTCCGGGCTTGGAATGTGGAAGGAGCTATTTTCGTGGGTACCTTTGACGGAGAAATCCAGAAGATCATGCAGGATAACCATATCCCCCTGATATTTACCGACAGTTATAGCCGGGTCCGGCAGATTACCAATGTCGGGGTGGACGATTACAAAGGCGGAGAACTGGCTGCCCAATACCTGCTTGACAACGGTCATAAAGACTTCGCCTTCGTCGGATGGCCGCTTGCCTCCGGGGTCGTACGGGGCAGGTTCAGGGGCTTTCGCGAAACCCTGGAAAAGGCGGGTTACTCTTTGGACCGCTCTCATATCCTGGAGGCCAGGGATACCAGGGATTCCATATTGGATATCGTGGATACCATATGTGAATTTGAAGAAGAGCATATCGCCATATTCACATCCGCAGACTTGCTTGCGGTCACACTGATGGATCTTCTCCGGGACCGAAATCGGATCGCCCCCAGGGATTACTCCATTATCGGCTTTGACGATCTGTCCATCGCAGGCTACGTGACGCCCAGACTGACCACCATAAGCCAGAGCTTCCCCAAAAAGGCCAAAGCAGCAACAGATCTTCTGTTCCGTCACATTCAGGACCCGGCTGCCCCTTCTGAAAATGTAACCCTGGACGTCCGTCTTGTCCGCAGGGAATCGGTTTCCTGCCGAAACCGAAGTTGA
- a CDS encoding carbohydrate ABC transporter permease: MVIRTSVERPARIRRSQSDLVFNLFIYGFAILTLVIVLYPLYFVVIASFSSPNAVSAGKVWFYPVGFTLDGYRELLKHADIWIGYRNTIAYTLMGTLIGIAVNIPAAYALSRKDLAGRGFFTFLFVFTMFFSGGLIPTYLTVQDFHLYDTFWVMVLPFSVSVYNIIVARTFFSTSIPSDLWDAAQIDGCGNIRYFFQIVIPLSKAVIAVIGLWTAVWHWNSYFNALIYLKDPNLYPLQLILRDILITNNMQSAMGTGEAAQIALRKAALMRYAVIIVSTVPIMVFYPFVQKYFNQGVMIGAVKG; encoded by the coding sequence ATGGTTATCCGGACTTCCGTAGAAAGGCCTGCCAGGATCCGCCGGAGTCAATCGGATCTTGTATTCAATCTTTTTATATATGGCTTTGCAATCCTTACTCTTGTTATTGTACTTTATCCTTTGTATTTTGTGGTCATTGCTTCTTTCAGCAGTCCCAATGCTGTTTCAGCGGGAAAGGTCTGGTTTTATCCGGTGGGATTTACCCTGGACGGATACAGAGAGCTGCTGAAGCATGCGGATATCTGGATCGGATATCGAAATACCATCGCCTACACCCTTATGGGGACCCTGATTGGGATCGCAGTCAATATTCCGGCTGCTTATGCCCTGTCCCGCAAGGATCTGGCAGGCCGGGGGTTCTTTACCTTTCTGTTCGTGTTTACCATGTTTTTCAGCGGAGGACTCATCCCCACCTACCTTACCGTGCAGGATTTTCATTTGTACGATACCTTCTGGGTAATGGTTCTGCCTTTTTCCGTATCCGTTTACAATATCATTGTAGCCCGTACTTTCTTCAGCACCAGCATTCCATCGGATTTATGGGATGCTGCCCAGATTGACGGATGCGGGAATATCCGATATTTCTTTCAAATCGTGATTCCCCTTTCCAAGGCAGTGATTGCAGTGATTGGTCTGTGGACGGCAGTATGGCACTGGAATTCCTATTTCAACGCCCTGATTTATCTGAAGGATCCGAATCTCTATCCCCTGCAGCTTATTCTGAGGGATATTCTGATTACCAATAATATGCAGAGCGCCATGGGGACGGGCGAGGCGGCACAGATTGCCCTTCGGAAAGCTGCGCTTATGCGTTATGCGGTTATCATTGTTTCCACGGTTCCCATTATGGTGTTCTATCCTTTTGTCCAAAAATATTTCAACCAGGGGGTTATGATCGGAGCCGTGAAAGGCTAG